CCTCCACTGCCCAAGGCCaagccccaccccaaccccatcccCGCTTTGCCCCACCCCTGAAATAGCCCTAGCTGGTCCCCTTCTCTCTCACCCACAATCCTTCGCGCAGCACCCAGGAAGAGATTCTTTTCAAGTATAACTGAAATTCCAGGTCCTTCCCCTACTTAATCACCACCCTCTCCCCCGTGGCTTTCTCCTTATGCTGAGAATAAAGACCCAACTCCTTATTACCTGACTTGCAAAGAAACCCTACAAGGTCTGCCCTTCACTCAcctctttttcttattctctctctctcttgttcagGTGACAGAATTGGAGAAATCATAATTCTCAGTCCATGATATACTCTCATCATTGTTTTAGGTGTCATTAGTTCACTCGTGGGACTCTTTTATTTAGTTAGacatatagttattttaaattatgtagttAGCACCTTCAAAATCACATCTAACATAGCGACAcaggatgaatctcaaaagcctTATGCTAAGTAAGAGACACCCAGAAACAAAAGATACATACTGTGTCTTCTACATGTAGTAAAGATTCTCGAAAAGGCAAGACTGTAGTGACAGAAACCAGCTCACTGGTTGCGAGCGGCAAGGCGTTTGGGGGTGAGATAGAATGAAACTAAGCAGGAGGGAAATTTTGGGGTCATGAAATTATTCTGTATCATGATCATGGTGGTGTTTACATgactgtatatatttgtcaaaaccttaattttatagttaaaacTGGTGAACGTTGTTGTATGTGAATTAACTTTCaataaagccaaaacaaaacaaagactacGAAAGTAAAGCTAGAACCTCTCGCAACGTCTGCTCTACCCTCCTCGTCCTCACCAGGCTTGAGCCAACCATCATCCAGAATCCTATGTCCATCACGCCTCTGCCCGCCTTTTCATACAGTGTTATCCACTTATTTGTATTgctttaaaagtatatttcaaaatttttaattgtttttaactcTGTAAAAAAGGGTATTAGAGCTGCATTTAATTTTccaggatctttttttttttttcccttaatttatATTCCTAGGGATTATCGACAGGGTGGCATGTCACCGTGAGTCACTCTTTGACTGCTGATTCATACTCCATCCTGTGAATGTGAATACTGCACACATCCATGCATTCTCCTTGAGAgccatttgagttgttttctagGTTTTTGTAATTGAGGATTGAGGCCAGGGCTGCCGGGATTATTCTTGTGCATGCTTCCTGGGCATGTGtgcaagattttcttttttagattttattgcggaaggggaacaagactttattgggaaacagtgtgtacttccaggactttttctttttcaagtcaagttgttgtccttccaatcgtcgttgtggagggcgcagctcagctccaggtccagttgctattgttagttgcagggggcgcagcccaccatccctggtgggagtcgaggaatcgaacccacaaccttgtggttgagagcccactggcccatgtgggaatcgaaccggtagccttcggcgttaggagctctgagctccaactgcctgagccaccgggccggcccaagatTTTCTTGAGGGTCTAtactaggagtggaactgctggatcatgaATGAATTCAGCTTTAGGAGTCGTCTCTTCTTTGACCTCATCCTCCAGCACACTCCATCTTGACTGCTATGCTCCAGGCACACTGACCACCCTCTCCTGGAACGAGCCAAGCCCATTCCAGCCCCCAGACAGTTGCACTTGCTGTCCTCTCCACCGGGAGTGCTATTCCTTCAGGGCTTCCCACGCTGGCTTTTCACTTATCCTCAGACACGACCTCCTCAGCCCAAATGTCACTCTCCCTGGCCCCCCATCTAAATGAATTACTTCCATTCCCACCCTAGTCACTCCTGTGTCATTCTCTTCATAGCACCTACCACCACAATCAGAAATAggctttacttatttttattgatttgtcaTCGTCTCCTCCCCTGGACTCCAACTCCAGGAAAGTTGGGACTATGTCTTCTTGTTCACGGCTGCACCCCCTAGAATAGCATGATATAAAGAAAgtactcaacaacaaaaattttttttattgaggtggaTACTTATCCCATGTTagagatgagaaatctgaggcttagagaggttaagccaTGTGCCCAAGGTTGCAGAGGTTGTAGGtggcaggatttgaaccaaggtcTGACCAGttccagagcccatgttctttccTGGAAGAGGCTGGCTTGTTCTGACGTGAAttttccttccccatcccctgTTATCAGGTGGCCATTCAATGCCACCTGTGTAGCTAGCCATATGTTGGAACTCTGGGTCCTGCCATTGGCTGTCATACCCCCATCTACAGTGGGTGGGGGCCGTGGCCTTGGACCATGGGAAACCTGGCCTTCCTCCACCTGTTCCAGGAATGGGGCCCAGTCCAGCCCACCACCACTGCCTTCTGCCCTATATAAGAGACCCAGGCTTTGCGTGTCTTTCTTATCATCTCAAAACTCACGATGCTCCGGCTGCTGAGTTCCCTCCTCTTTGTGGCCCTTGGTAAGACCCCAGCCTGTGTTTGTGTTGTACTGGATGGGAGCCCTTGAAATCTGCCGCCTGCCCTGGGTTTCATGAACCCAACATCTAGATCCATAGGAGGGGGCTTCAGTTTGTACCTAGGCATGATTTGGGGGGCTTTCAGCTTGGCGCTAGAGCAGAAGAATGGAGAGGAAGTCACGGATGGACCAGCTCAGGAGAAAGTCTGGGGAACCCAAAGGACTATGGTGGGAGTCCTTGATGGGGGCAGTAAACAAAGTCTAATGGTGAAGAGTTTGGGCTCTGTGGTCAGACTGCTTGTGTCGGAATTTCTGCTCCTCTACTTAACCTTCCAACCCTCTTCTCACACTCCTTCTACCCCTGCTCCACAGTCTGTGGTCTAGCCTTTTCCTGGTCTCTCTGCCATATTACATTCCAGCTTAGGGCCACCTCCTCCAAACAGTCTCCCTTGACTGACAGTAATGGTAACagataacatttactgagtgcttactgtgtgacaggcagaattttcttctattatctcatgtaatcctcacaacagccccatgAGGTCAGTcctatgattatccccattttacagatggtgaaactgatCCTCAGAGAAGTAAAATATCTCACCTTAAAACGCGGGGCAGAGCTGCactttgaacccaggcagtctttCTCCAAAACCACCTCACTTCATGATGAGAACTTTCGCTTCTTGAGAGTTCTTGGGCTCCAGACACTGCTCTAAGTGCACCAATCCCTTCAGTCCTACCATGGAAGGAGGCCTCCATGTTCACCTCCATCCTGGACTCCTGGGACTCTGGAAACCCCTGCTCTAGTCCAGATGCTCGCTGTTCATATGTGGCTACAgaggtccagagaggggaaggggttcTCATGGGATGACACAGCCAGTTTGTGGCACAACTGGGACTGGGACCGGGCCTCTTGATGATTGACAAGAGGACCCTCTGGATGATTGACACTTCTACTCTCCCCTCCAGCCTCGGGGTGTGGCCGACCTTCCCACAACCCCTCCACCCGAGTCGTCAATGGTGAAGATGCGGTCCCCTACAGCTGGCCCTGGCAGGTAAGGGCAATACCAGTGGCATTGTTTCCCCCCATGGGCTCTGCACCCCAAGCTCTGACTGCCAGGCATCCAGTCTTTACCCCACTGCTTTGCTTCCAGTATTCACTTCAGCTTCCAAAGGCCAGGAAATCCTTGGTCAATCTACTCCACATGGAAGTTTTGCCCATTCAATCTGTAACCCTCACTGGGGTGTTTGCAAGTTAAAAGTGAAATCTGGGGAGAGGGCAATGTTTAACCCGAGGGCTGGTGCTTTAAGTGGAATTTCAGGCTCTATGTTTAGCGAGGGAGATTTTGGGTTTCTAGATGCCTCAACTTATATAAAAAGGCTATAAGGTATAAGAGCAATAAAGGGATGAAGGGCTTTTTAGAGGGAAGGAGGCACAGAGGGCTACACTAGTGGCTACCACACTGGACAGCCAAgttagagaacatttccatcatcacagaaagttttattggacGCACTGGTCTACAGCGGGGGTCAGCTAAATTGTTCTATGAAAGACCAGAGTGAATATTTTAGCCTTTGTCGGCCATATAGTTTTATTGCAATAACTTAACTCTGCcgttgtagcacaaaagcagccatataatgcataaataaatgagtgaatatttTCCAATAATCTTACGTACAAAAACAGGccatgggccagatttggcccaagAGCTATCGTTTGCCAATCCTTGGTTGAGAGGGAGCTTTTGAAAGTCAGAATGTAGGAAATGAGAAGAGAGGCAAAGGACTTGGGGAGTTGTGCCGTGGAGGGCCCAAGAGGCTATGAAAGAACTGAGATTCAGAAGAACTGGGAGCCTAATAGGACAGAGGGCCTGGGGCTCTGAAGAGACAGAAAGTTTGGAGATATCCTAGAGGACAGAAATGTTGAGGTCCCCAGGGAGTTCATAGAGCTGGGGTTGGAATCGTTTGGAGAGTCAGAATATGACTCTAGTCGAAAAGTGACAAGGCTACTATGAACAGCTGGGTAGGTTGGGCATTGTATATTTCTAGGGGGGCGTCATTCTTTTCTGCAGGTATGATAGGACCTCTAGAGTTGTACAGTGCACAACCTATACACCCATGGCTAGTGCCCTCACTGCGGGGTCCAAACCACTCAGGCTTCTCCCTCTCTGGCCACCAGGTTTCCCTGCAGTATGAGAAGAACGGAGACTTCCACCACACCTGTGGTGGCAGCCTCATTGACCCCGAATGGGTCATGACTGCAGGCCACTGCATCTCGTGAGTTGTCTCTCTTGCCCCTGTCCCTGCATGAGACCCAGGCAGACCACAGTGGGGGGTGACCctgggagggagcgagggaggctAGTCAGGCCTGGACTAACCTTACCTCCCCTGGCAGGAGCTCCCTCACCTACCAGGTGGTGTTGGGAGAGTATGACCGGGCTGAGAACGAGGGCGCTGAACAGGTCATCCCTATCAATGCAGAGGATCTCTTCGTGCACCCACTCTGGAACCCCAACTGTGTGGCCTGTGGGTGAGTGAACGCTCAGACCTGAGACCTAGGCGCTCCTCTGCTCATCTTTCCGTGACCCAAAGCTGATTCTGAGCAGACTCCCAGGGTCAGTGGGGCTGGGTCCGACAGCCTGTGCCCAGGTCCCACTCATGGATGGGCGGAGCCAGCAGAGCCGGTAAGGACCGTCTATGCCAAACCTCTCTGTCTATGGAGGGGacagcaggggccagggaagggcagggacTCCCCGAAGGCTATTTGGCTAGGTGGCTTCAGAACCAGGACACCTCTGGCACCCTCTATCTTAAATCCAAGGGTTCCTCCATTCAACCGAAGTTCATCCAGTGCATCCTGGGTTCCTTGCACCGTGGGCAAAAGGAAGAGCACTGGACTGAGAGTTAGGCTCCAATACTAAGTTGCTATGTGGTCTGGGCAAGTCActgcccttctctgagcctcagttttaccaCTTGTCAAGGGTGACCTTCTGGGCTTCCTGGGTGGTTATGAAGGTCAAGGAGGCAATCACTTGGTGAGGACACACAGTGGGGCCTCTTAAGCCCCTCAAGCATATACAAAATTGTGTGTCTGGGTGGCTTAGCTCTTTTCTGGTGAGAGGGTGAAAGAGTGCAGAGCCCCTGAAAGTGCAGTACGGGCGTGGGGTGGGGGCCATGATGACCAAGAACTTCACCCGTCCTCACGGGGCTCCTGGGGTCAGTGGACAGAATAATCAGACCCAAGTGAAAAGATCTGAATGACAAGCAGGATGCAGGCTGAGAGCAGGGATTCTCCAAGTATggtccccaggccagcagcatTAGCTTCCCCTGGGAACTTGGTAGCGATGTGAATTCTCGGGCCCTGGCCAGACCCGCTGCATGAGAAACTCTGACATGGGACTCAGCAACCTGTGTTTTCATGAGCCTTcttggtgattctgatgcagctGGAgggtgagaaccactggtgtCAAAGCTGGGGACAGTTCTGAAGGCCAAGGGTCAGCCTGGGCTGAAGGCGCCGGGAGGGCTTCCTAAAGTGGCTCAGCCTTAAGAATGCACGGGATCTGGAAGGAAAAGGAGCAGCAGGGGCCGGCCCAGCGGGGAACTATCTGGAGCAAAGATGGGAGGCTGGTTTAGTCTGGTCCGAGGACCAGGCTCCGGGTGActattccctcctccccagcaaTGACATCGCCCTCATCAAGCTTTCTCGCCCTGCCGTGCTGGGAGACTCCGTTCAGCTcgcctgcctccctcctgccgGTGACATCCTGCCCAACGAGGCACCCTGCTACATCAGCGGCTGGGGCCGTCTCGTTAGTAAGTGTGGATGCTTCCAGCCCGCCACAGGGACAGTGGGACAGGGCCTGAGGGCCCTGTACTGCCTTCTCTCCCCACATCCTCCCACACATGAATGTGTTCAACTGAACGTTTTTTGGtgtctcctgtgtgccaggtgcaGACCTCTAAAGCAGGCAGGACCATATAACCTGGTGGGAGGAGagtccccattttccccatcAGAAGTGCTGTCTGCCTCACCCCCCGACCCCATCGCACTCTGGGGCTCCCAGCCCTGATTCCCAGACCCCAGCCCAAGCCCTGTGCCTCATGAACCCCCGCTCAGTGCTCTCTATTCCCATAGCCGGTGGGCCACTCCCGGACAAGCTGCAGCAGGCCCTGCTGCCCGTAGTGGAATATGAGCGCTGTTCCAAGTGGGACTGGTGGGGCAGCTCCGTGAAGAAGACCATGGTGTGTGCTGGCGGGGACATCCGCTCCGGATGCAATGTGAGTCAGCTCTCACCTGCCCTATGTGGTGCTGGGCAGGCAGGACCCTGGCATACCACTGCCATCTACCTGGAGGGCGGAGCAGGAATCTTGCCTGCTTGCTCCATTCGGCCTCCAGGCCAGGTGGGACTTTGAGGAAGCGAGCATAGTCCAGACACACACCCCTGACCTGGAAGTCAAGACCTCTGGATTCTAGTCCCAGCTCACACACTGACTTGAAATGGGAAAATCACTTTCCCTCCCTGGTCCTCAGGCTTCCCCAGCAGCCCAGCAGGGGAGATTGACTTTATGACCTCCAAAGTCACCTTCGACTCTATTGACTTGAAGTTAAAATTAATCCAAACTATCATTGTATTATAATTGAGTATGAACAACAATGTTAATGGTTAACTGTGGTACTAATAATGAGAACTACCgtttattgattgtttcctttctaCGAGGCATTGTACTAAGATTGTATatctatcatctcatttaattctcacaagatcCCGTAAGACAGATACAATTCCCCATCATGAGTGAACACACGGAGGCTTGTTCATTCATGATGGGGAGTTCATTCATAAAGAGGTCAAATAATATGGGTTTCTCAAAATCCCCAAAGTCAGGACCAATTCCTTAAAGCTCAGACACAGCTCAGCCCCCCACCACGCTCTGACCATTTCAGGGTGACTCTGGAGGACCCCTCAACTGCCCTGCTGCGGACGGCTCCTGGCAGGTCCATGGTGTGACCAGCTTCGTTTCTGCCTTTGGCTGCAACACCCGCAAGAAGCCCACTGTGTTCACGCGCGTCTCGGCGTTCAATGACTGGATCGAGGAGGTGAGCAGGCTGGCAAGCCAGTGGGGCCCTGGGGGCTGCTCTTCTGAGGGTGTCGGCGGGACGGGTGAGACCAGCAGACCCTGAGGAGGGGCTCCAAGGACCCTAGAAGGTCAGCAGGGGAGGAGCCCTTGGGGACATTCCAGAGGGTTGGGGATGTTTTCTGCTATGGCTTCTGGGTGGAGCTTTGAAATACTGCTGAACTTCCTATTTCAATAAGTGTTTATGAAGTGGCTcctctggtccagggcttttcttGCCATGGAGGACAGAGCAATGTGCCGAAGGGCTGCCTTGTGGGGGACAGATAATTAAATGAGCCATAATGATGAAATGTGAGAGCTGCGATAGGGGAAGCTCAGGCCCCAGGAAGAGTGCAAGCCTCATCTGGGGATGAGTGGGCAGGGAGGGTTAATAATGCTGGAATAGTAATAGCCACTATTTGTAGACTACTTAAACATGCACCAGGCACGGTGACGAGCACCTTAGTTAATAGTTTAATTAAAACCCACCATGAGGTAACTACTGCGATTACCCTcattatatagatgaggaaactgaggctcagagacagcgAGTCACTCtcacagggtcacacagctaatgagggGCATGGCTGGGAATTGAACCCAGTTCCACCTGGCTTCATAACCTGTGCTCCTAACTAGACTATTCTGGATTTCCCCCCCTCTTTTTCCAGACTATGGCAAGCCACTAGACCCACAGCCTGCTTGGCAGTGTCCATCTACAttctgcaaaaacaaaataaagatatctCAGAAAATCTCAACTTGAGTCCTGCTTCCTTCTTTGACTCACCTCTTCCCCTCCAGCCTGCTCCTAAAATCGTAGACCTGAGATGTAGAGACAAGACCAGAACCAACCCTGACATCTGAAGGAGAGGGAAacaatgaggcccagagagaagaagggagttGCTATAGGGTGACCGAAcatcccagtttgcctgggattGAGGGGGTTCCCAGGACACAGGACTTTTAGTGCTAAAACTAGGAGGGTCCCAGGAAGTTTTGCACCCTATGTTGCCACACACAATCATTGGCTTTTCAATGCAGGCATAAAAACATGATAGAATTGACAGAAAAACTGACTTTGCCAGCTCCTTGGGAGGCTGATGGTGGAGAGGGAAGGGCCATATGTTTTCTGCTTCCATTGATGGGCTGAGGAAGGAGGACCGCagtcattcattcgttcaacaagCATTCATTCCTTGTTCCAAAGGAGGGCTCAGAGCGGGAAGATGATGTGGTTCCTGCCCTGAAATGTGGTTCCTGTCCTGATTATTTAGATAGAAATGAGCATAGCAGAATCATCCATTAAACATTTCCTAGCACCTTCTTTGTGGCAAGTTCAGGGCTGGGAGTGCAGAGATGAGTCGGACGACCTGGGGAGAGCACTTGCAGCGggaatagacacacacacacacacacacacacagatgggaaCACAATGCTGAAAACAAGGTCTGAGCCCCGGGAGCTGTGGTTGAGATCCAAGACGGCTGCGTCAAAAGCAGCATAAAAACAACTGAATTC
The Rhinolophus ferrumequinum isolate MPI-CBG mRhiFer1 chromosome 9, mRhiFer1_v1.p, whole genome shotgun sequence genome window above contains:
- the LOC117027390 gene encoding chymotrypsin-like elastase family member 3B, whose translation is MLRLLSSLLFVALASGCGRPSHNPSTRVVNGEDAVPYSWPWQVSLQYEKNGDFHHTCGGSLIDPEWVMTAGHCISSSLTYQVVLGEYDRAENEGAEQVIPINAEDLFVHPLWNPNCVACGNDIALIKLSRPAVLGDSVQLACLPPAGDILPNEAPCYISGWGRLVTGGPLPDKLQQALLPVVEYERCSKWDWWGSSVKKTMVCAGGDIRSGCNGDSGGPLNCPAADGSWQVHGVTSFVSAFGCNTRKKPTVFTRVSAFNDWIEETMASH